One Ranitomeya variabilis isolate aRanVar5 chromosome 5, aRanVar5.hap1, whole genome shotgun sequence DNA window includes the following coding sequences:
- the LOC143774863 gene encoding C-type lectin-like, giving the protein MDGKSNGIGKMETMRDGYSEKDNGVFTDDVFRTVENNTMRGKFQSCFGRKRSLLFRIALLALILLIAILLIIFICAFNSSIIGQLKILNEEVSDSQKHGVEDMDNLKTKVTELSDSMGKMCTACPIGWRTIGSSCYYHFEESRTWDEAQGECYKANSFLAMIKDRNESDSLNTWLGRNIRYWIGLRRDAKNIHIWKWTDGSEVTFTNWGVKEPNNLYSGEHCGENLKGAWNDMDCMSRLNYVCEKNRFC; this is encoded by the exons ATGGACGGGAAAAGTAATGGCATTGGTAAGATGGAAACAATGAGGGACG GATATTCAGAAAAGGATAATGGAGTCTTTACTGATGATGTGTTTCGGACAGTAGAAAACAACACTATGAGGGGCAAAT TTCAATCCTGTTTTGGGAGGAAGAGGTCTTTGCTATTCAGAATCGCTCTCCTTGCCTTAATCTTGCTGATCGCGATCCTCCTGATAATCTTCATATGTGCATTCA ATTCATCTATCATTGGACAACTGAAGATATTAAATGAGGAAG TTTCCGATTCCCAGAAGCATGGGGTGGAGGACATGGACAACTTGAAGACAAAAGTGACAGAACTGAGTGATTCGATGG GTAAAATGTGCACAGCGTGCCCCATTGGCTGGCGTACCATCGGCTCTTCATGTTATTATCACTTTGAGGAATCGAGAACCTGGGATGAAGCCCAAGGTGAATGCTACAAAGCTAACTCTTTTCTAGCCATGATTAAAGACAGGAATGAGTCA GATTCTTTGAACACATGGTTAGGAAGAAACATTAGATACTGGATAGGACTGAGACGAGATGCAAAGAACATTCACATCTGGAAATGGACAGATGGATCAGAAGTGACCTTTAC AAACTGGGGAGTGAAAGAGCCCAACAATTTATATTCCGGAGAGCATTGCGGAGAAAACCTGAAGGGAGCCTGGAATGATATGGATTGTATGTCTAGGCTGAATTATGTGTGTGAAAAAAATCGTTTCTGCTGA